One part of the Thermanaeromonas sp. C210 genome encodes these proteins:
- the sigF gene encoding RNA polymerase sporulation sigma factor SigF, with protein MNLPRFPLLSEEETLELLQRAKAGDKAARERLINCNLKLVFNIVQRFENRGYELEDLFQIGTIGLIKAIDKFDLSYKVKFSTYAVPMILGEIKRFLRDDSSVKVSRSLKETAFKVNRTRDELAKKLGREPGINEIAQALNLSREEIVAALEAIQSPGSIHDTVYQDDGDPIYVLDQLSDENEQEPVWLDKIALKEVLMKLPEKHRKVIVMRFFHDKTQTEVAERLGLSQVQISRIERQALARLRELLHPP; from the coding sequence ATGAACTTACCTCGCTTTCCCCTGTTATCAGAAGAAGAAACCCTGGAGCTACTGCAGCGGGCCAAGGCGGGCGACAAGGCGGCCCGGGAACGGTTGATCAACTGCAACCTGAAGCTGGTCTTTAACATTGTCCAGCGCTTCGAAAACAGGGGATACGAACTGGAGGACCTATTTCAAATCGGTACCATCGGACTAATTAAAGCCATTGACAAATTCGATCTCAGCTACAAGGTCAAGTTTTCCACCTATGCGGTGCCCATGATCTTGGGGGAGATAAAACGGTTTCTAAGGGACGACAGCTCGGTGAAGGTCAGCCGGTCCCTGAAAGAAACGGCCTTCAAGGTGAACCGCACACGGGATGAACTGGCCAAGAAGCTGGGACGGGAGCCGGGGATAAATGAAATCGCCCAGGCCTTAAATCTTTCCCGGGAAGAGATCGTAGCCGCCCTGGAGGCCATCCAGTCCCCGGGTTCCATCCACGATACGGTTTACCAGGACGACGGGGACCCCATTTACGTATTGGATCAGCTCAGCGATGAGAACGAACAGGAGCCGGTGTGGTTGGATAAAATAGCCCTCAAGGAGGTGCTGATGAAATTACCCGAAAAGCACCGCAAGGTCATTGTGATGCGTTTTTTCCACGATAAGACTCAAACCGAAGTAGCCGAGAGGCTGGGTTTATCCCAGGTGCAGATTTCCCGCATCGAGCGTCAGGCCCTGGCACGCTTGCGGGAACTCCTGCATCCCCCGTAA
- a CDS encoding respiratory chain complex I subunit 1 family protein has product MAGNKLLLIGLVQALLVLVVAPFFTGFSRTLRAKLHSRKGPGILQNYRDIFKLIKRQEVVPAQASWVFRFTPYIVMATTLLMAMIIPILILQSPLGMAADLIAVVYLFAVFRFFFALAGLDSGSGFAGIGASREMALAVLVEPTIILVLFVVALLAGSTDLGTISQKVAAGEISYYSPAVWLGMAAFAIATFVETGKLPFDLAEAEQEIQEGPLTEYSGRSLAILKWSLYMKQVVAIALFLAVFFPFGSAAVVSASSLLVSVATFLLKVAGFYVVAALLENGMARLLLFKTPAVTWVAFGIALLSFVFYLANV; this is encoded by the coding sequence ATGGCCGGTAATAAGTTACTCCTCATCGGCCTGGTGCAGGCTTTGTTAGTCCTGGTAGTAGCGCCTTTTTTTACGGGCTTTTCCCGCACTTTAAGGGCGAAGCTACATTCCAGGAAAGGCCCCGGCATTTTACAGAACTACCGGGACATCTTTAAACTCATAAAGAGGCAAGAGGTGGTACCTGCCCAGGCTAGCTGGGTCTTCCGGTTTACCCCTTATATAGTGATGGCCACTACCCTGCTCATGGCTATGATAATCCCGATTTTAATCCTGCAGTCACCCCTGGGGATGGCTGCTGATCTCATAGCTGTCGTCTACCTGTTCGCTGTGTTCCGTTTCTTCTTTGCCCTTGCCGGTCTGGATTCGGGGAGCGGGTTCGCCGGGATAGGGGCCAGCCGGGAGATGGCCCTGGCCGTTCTAGTGGAGCCTACTATTATCCTGGTGCTGTTCGTGGTGGCCCTTCTCGCCGGGTCGACCGATCTAGGAACCATCAGCCAGAAGGTAGCGGCCGGTGAGATATCCTATTATAGCCCGGCGGTCTGGTTGGGCATGGCCGCCTTTGCTATCGCCACCTTTGTTGAAACCGGTAAGCTCCCCTTTGATCTAGCGGAAGCCGAACAGGAGATTCAGGAGGGACCCCTTACGGAATATTCGGGGCGCTCCCTGGCCATCCTCAAGTGGAGCTTGTATATGAAACAAGTTGTGGCCATCGCCTTATTCTTGGCCGTCTTCTTCCCCTTTGGGAGCGCGGCGGTGGTTAGCGCTTCCTCCCTTCTGGTATCCGTGGCTACTTTCTTGCTGAAGGTGGCCGGCTTTTACGTGGTCGCGGCGCTACTGGAAAACGGTATGGCCAGATTGCTCCTTTTTAAGACCCCCGCAGTAACCTGGGTGGCCTTCGGAATAGCCTTGCTGTCCTTCGTTTTCTATCTGGCCAATGTTTAA
- the spoIIAB gene encoding anti-sigma F factor: MCLEFLSLPENVGLARVAVAAFVAQTDLTLNELEEIKVAVSEAVANAVIHGYGGGPQGWVRVKVNRTREGLEIIVEDDGKGIADVALAMQPAYSSDPERMGLGFAFMQSFMDEVEVISEEGRGTKVIMRRKLSSSSTAS; encoded by the coding sequence ATGTGCCTGGAGTTCCTAAGCCTCCCGGAGAACGTCGGATTGGCCCGGGTGGCCGTGGCGGCTTTTGTAGCCCAGACGGACTTAACCCTGAACGAACTGGAAGAGATTAAAGTGGCCGTTTCGGAGGCCGTGGCCAACGCGGTGATCCACGGTTACGGCGGAGGACCTCAGGGCTGGGTACGGGTGAAGGTGAACCGGACGCGGGAAGGCCTGGAGATAATCGTAGAGGACGACGGTAAGGGCATAGCCGATGTGGCCCTGGCCATGCAGCCGGCTTATTCCAGCGATCCCGAAAGGATGGGCCTGGGCTTTGCCTTCATGCAGTCTTTTATGGATGAGGTAGAAGTTATTTCCGAAGAAGGCCGGGGCACAAAGGTAATTATGCGCCGGAAACTCAGTTCGTCCAGTACGGCATCTTGA
- a CDS encoding 4Fe-4S dicluster domain-containing protein produces MMRKEIFIRYERCMGCHSCELACAVSHTAARDLFGAVLGGERPQKRLYVDQVGRVKAPAVCRQCEDAPCVAVCMTGAMHSREDGVNVVDLPQCIGCWMCAMACPFGAVGRGEGKAIKCDRECLDEEGVPACVRACPTGALVFKTVEEFEAERRLEAIASLK; encoded by the coding sequence ATGATGCGGAAGGAGATTTTTATCCGTTATGAACGGTGTATGGGCTGCCATTCCTGTGAGCTGGCCTGCGCCGTGAGCCACACCGCGGCCCGCGATCTGTTTGGAGCTGTTTTGGGGGGCGAAAGGCCGCAGAAGCGCCTCTACGTGGATCAGGTAGGCCGGGTGAAAGCCCCGGCCGTTTGCCGGCAATGTGAAGATGCCCCTTGCGTGGCTGTCTGTATGACAGGTGCCATGCACAGCCGGGAGGACGGCGTTAACGTGGTTGACTTGCCCCAGTGCATCGGTTGCTGGATGTGTGCCATGGCCTGCCCCTTCGGTGCAGTGGGCCGGGGCGAAGGCAAGGCCATAAAATGCGATCGAGAGTGCCTGGATGAAGAGGGCGTACCGGCCTGCGTTCGAGCCTGCCCCACCGGGGCCCTGGTCTTTAAGACTGTGGAGGAGTTTGAGGCCGAACGGCGCCTGGAGGCCATCGCTTCACTGAAATAG
- the cooS gene encoding anaerobic carbon-monoxide dehydrogenase catalytic subunit — protein MAKSCMASLDQAVCEMLEKARRLKVETVWDRYQAMLPQCGFGETGLCCRHCLQGPCRIDPFGGEPKTGICGATADVLVARGLDRAIASGAASHSGHARHLAHTLKMAAKGKARDYTIKDKAKLRSVAARLGIPTEGRSIAEIALDVAEAALADFHEKETPVMWVATTVTKKRAKLFSERGLLPKGIDYEISDIMHRTHYGADADPMNLLVGGLRCGLADLAGCYMGTDLSDILFGTPQPVVTEANMGVLKADAVNVAVHGHNPVLSDVIVAVAKEMESEAKAAGASGINVVGICCTGNEVMMRHGIPACTHSVSQEMALVTGALDAVVVDYQCIMPSIATVAECMGTKLITTMEITKIPGAIHIDFSEETAGENAREIIRLAIETFSRRRGKPVDIPQYKTKVVAGFSVEAIVKALAKLNAQDPLKPLIDHIASGNIRGVCLFAGCNNVKVPQDQNFTAIARRLLKENVLVLATGCGAGALMRHGFMDPANVGDLCGEGLKTVLTAIGEANGLGGPLPAVLHVGACVDNSRAVALAVAVADRLGVDTDQLPVVASAAEAVAEKAISIGTYAVAIGLPTHVGVMLPVVGSSLVTKVLTEKVKDLTGGYFIVDPDPESAAQKLLAAIDERRAGLGLSVPGGGRR, from the coding sequence ATGGCTAAGTCTTGTATGGCTTCTTTAGATCAGGCTGTTTGCGAGATGCTAGAAAAGGCCAGGCGCCTGAAGGTGGAGACGGTCTGGGACCGCTACCAAGCTATGCTTCCCCAGTGCGGTTTTGGTGAAACCGGGCTGTGCTGCCGGCACTGCCTGCAGGGCCCCTGCCGCATTGATCCCTTCGGCGGCGAGCCTAAGACCGGTATCTGCGGGGCCACCGCTGACGTGCTGGTAGCCCGGGGCCTCGATCGGGCCATAGCGTCCGGGGCGGCGTCCCACTCCGGCCACGCCAGACACTTAGCCCACACCCTGAAGATGGCGGCCAAGGGCAAGGCGCGGGACTACACCATTAAAGACAAAGCCAAGCTGCGCTCTGTGGCTGCGCGCCTCGGCATCCCCACCGAGGGGAGGAGTATCGCCGAGATCGCTTTGGACGTAGCGGAGGCAGCCCTGGCTGATTTCCACGAGAAAGAGACGCCGGTCATGTGGGTAGCCACCACGGTGACTAAGAAGCGTGCCAAACTCTTTTCGGAACGAGGTTTGCTCCCCAAGGGCATAGACTACGAGATATCCGATATCATGCACCGTACCCATTACGGCGCGGACGCGGACCCCATGAACCTTCTTGTGGGCGGTCTGCGCTGCGGCTTGGCGGACCTGGCCGGCTGCTATATGGGCACTGACCTGTCCGACATCCTCTTCGGCACTCCCCAGCCAGTGGTGACCGAGGCCAATATGGGTGTGTTGAAGGCCGATGCTGTCAACGTGGCGGTCCACGGCCACAACCCGGTCCTTTCCGATGTGATCGTGGCAGTGGCCAAGGAGATGGAGTCCGAGGCCAAGGCAGCCGGTGCTTCCGGTATTAATGTGGTGGGTATCTGCTGTACCGGCAATGAAGTAATGATGCGGCACGGCATTCCGGCCTGCACCCATTCGGTGAGCCAGGAGATGGCCCTGGTAACCGGCGCGCTGGATGCCGTGGTGGTGGATTACCAGTGCATCATGCCCTCCATAGCTACGGTGGCGGAATGCATGGGCACTAAGCTCATCACTACCATGGAGATCACCAAGATCCCCGGTGCCATCCATATTGATTTCTCGGAGGAGACAGCCGGGGAGAACGCCAGGGAGATCATCCGCCTGGCCATCGAGACCTTCTCCCGTCGCCGGGGCAAGCCGGTAGACATACCGCAATATAAGACCAAGGTAGTGGCAGGCTTCTCCGTGGAAGCCATCGTGAAAGCCCTGGCCAAGCTAAACGCCCAGGATCCTTTAAAGCCCCTGATCGACCATATCGCCTCCGGCAATATACGAGGAGTCTGCCTCTTCGCAGGGTGCAATAACGTCAAGGTCCCGCAGGATCAGAACTTCACCGCCATAGCTCGTAGGCTTCTTAAAGAGAACGTGCTGGTCCTGGCTACCGGATGCGGGGCGGGTGCGCTCATGCGCCACGGGTTCATGGATCCGGCCAACGTGGGCGATCTCTGCGGAGAAGGCTTGAAGACGGTCCTGACAGCCATCGGCGAGGCCAACGGCCTGGGTGGGCCTCTGCCGGCGGTGCTGCATGTGGGCGCCTGCGTAGACAACTCGCGGGCGGTGGCCTTGGCCGTGGCGGTGGCCGACCGGCTGGGCGTAGACACGGATCAGCTCCCGGTGGTGGCTTCGGCTGCTGAGGCGGTGGCGGAGAAGGCTATCTCCATCGGTACTTACGCTGTGGCCATAGGTTTGCCCACCCACGTCGGGGTCATGTTGCCTGTCGTAGGCAGCTCCCTGGTCACCAAGGTGCTGACGGAGAAAGTAAAGGATTTGACCGGTGGTTACTTCATCGTGGATCCCGATCCCGAGTCCGCAGCCCAAAAGCTCCTGGCGGCCATCGATGAGCGCCGGGCTGGTCTGGGGCTCAGCGTTCCCGGAGGTGGGCGGCGATGA
- the hyfB gene encoding hydrogenase 4 subunit B, producing the protein MIVQQLFLLSILLYIAGAVASLALNRAGKMANYASGISAFAAAIAGMASAIPVFARGTGFTMEAVGVIPFARLIFQADIFSAFMVLVISLLAAATAIYSLSYQEEYIGRGAGVLGFLNNLFLASMVLVVTSGNAFYFLIFWELMTLASYFLVSFEQENQEAVQAGFLYFLVAHAGTAMIMLSFFIFFLYTGSFDFASFRSANLSPVTKNLAFLLAFFGFGAKAGIIPLHIWLPRAHPAAPSNVSALLSGVMIKTAIYGILRVGVDFLGSSVWWWGLTVLAFGAISAVLGVLYAISENDLKRLLAYSSIENVGIILMGAGVGMMGVASGQPVLGVLGLLAGLYHLINHAVFKGLLFLGAGSVIYRLHTKNMEEMGGLARQMPWTGFTFLAGALGISAIPPLNGFVSEWFIYQSLFMAGTGGILAVKVLSPLFAVMLALTGALAAMCFVKAYGVTFAGTSRSVRAQEAREVPVPMLAGMAILAAGCIILGLGAPVVAPYIANVSSALLGASPVRVSDGLLVFPASGSQAILSPPLLALLLVGLVTLPLLIVALQGGMQAGRRMDSEPWACGYKYSPRMVYASSAFAQPLRVLFRSAYWLRTAMEGPGYAIASYGKGAMAYVARMESMWEDYIYGPLARGTVHLGKRVQALQMGNVRLYCVYIIVTLVALLIATVR; encoded by the coding sequence ATGATCGTTCAGCAGCTATTTCTGCTCTCCATTCTCCTATATATCGCCGGAGCAGTTGCCTCCCTGGCGCTGAATAGAGCCGGTAAAATGGCCAACTATGCTTCAGGAATAAGCGCCTTTGCGGCAGCAATCGCCGGGATGGCTTCGGCCATCCCGGTCTTCGCTCGTGGAACAGGCTTCACCATGGAAGCGGTGGGGGTCATACCTTTTGCGCGCTTGATTTTCCAGGCCGATATCTTTTCCGCCTTTATGGTGCTGGTCATTTCGCTGCTGGCGGCCGCTACAGCTATTTACTCCCTTTCTTACCAGGAAGAGTATATCGGGAGGGGTGCCGGAGTACTGGGCTTTTTGAATAACCTTTTCCTTGCCTCCATGGTCCTGGTAGTTACCAGCGGCAACGCCTTCTATTTTCTTATTTTTTGGGAGCTAATGACCCTGGCTTCTTATTTTTTGGTTAGTTTTGAACAAGAAAACCAAGAGGCTGTCCAGGCGGGTTTTCTCTATTTCCTGGTGGCCCACGCGGGGACAGCCATGATTATGCTTTCATTTTTTATATTCTTTCTTTACACGGGTAGCTTTGATTTCGCCTCCTTCCGTAGCGCGAACCTTTCGCCGGTGACCAAGAATTTGGCCTTTCTACTGGCCTTCTTCGGCTTCGGGGCCAAGGCCGGTATTATTCCCCTCCACATCTGGTTACCACGGGCTCACCCTGCGGCTCCTTCCAACGTTTCCGCCCTCCTGTCGGGTGTGATGATTAAAACCGCTATCTACGGCATCCTCAGGGTTGGTGTGGATTTCCTGGGTTCTTCCGTCTGGTGGTGGGGGCTTACGGTCCTGGCCTTCGGGGCAATTTCGGCTGTTCTAGGTGTCCTTTACGCTATAAGTGAAAATGATCTCAAGCGGCTGTTGGCTTATTCCAGTATCGAGAACGTGGGAATCATCCTGATGGGTGCCGGTGTGGGCATGATGGGTGTTGCCAGTGGGCAGCCCGTTCTAGGAGTGCTCGGCCTACTGGCGGGGCTCTATCACCTCATAAACCATGCCGTTTTCAAGGGCCTTCTGTTCCTCGGCGCAGGTTCAGTAATCTATCGCCTCCACACGAAAAACATGGAGGAGATGGGCGGGTTAGCCAGGCAAATGCCGTGGACGGGATTCACTTTTCTGGCCGGTGCTTTAGGCATCTCAGCTATCCCTCCTCTCAACGGCTTTGTCAGTGAATGGTTTATCTACCAATCACTGTTTATGGCGGGCACCGGCGGCATCCTGGCGGTCAAAGTGCTGTCACCCCTTTTTGCGGTCATGCTGGCCCTGACGGGGGCGCTAGCGGCGATGTGCTTTGTAAAAGCCTATGGGGTTACCTTTGCCGGTACTTCGCGCAGCGTTCGCGCCCAAGAGGCCAGGGAAGTGCCGGTGCCGATGCTTGCCGGGATGGCCATTCTGGCGGCTGGCTGTATTATCCTCGGGCTGGGCGCACCGGTCGTTGCTCCCTATATTGCGAATGTGAGCTCGGCGTTGCTGGGCGCCTCTCCAGTACGGGTAAGTGACGGCCTGCTGGTATTTCCGGCCAGCGGCTCGCAGGCCATACTTTCCCCACCTCTCCTGGCCCTTCTCCTCGTGGGGCTGGTAACCCTACCCCTGTTAATTGTTGCGCTTCAAGGCGGGATGCAGGCCGGGCGGCGTATGGACTCTGAGCCGTGGGCATGCGGGTATAAGTATTCGCCCCGGATGGTGTACGCCTCTTCTGCCTTTGCCCAGCCGTTGCGCGTGCTTTTCCGCTCTGCCTATTGGCTTAGGACTGCCATGGAGGGGCCGGGCTACGCCATTGCGTCGTATGGCAAGGGAGCAATGGCCTACGTGGCCCGCATGGAGTCCATGTGGGAAGATTACATCTACGGTCCCCTGGCCCGTGGTACGGTCCATCTCGGCAAACGGGTACAGGCCCTCCAGATGGGCAATGTCCGGCTGTACTGCGTTTATATCATTGTAACCCTTGTAGCTTTGCTGATAGCCACGGTCAGATAG
- a CDS encoding STAS domain-containing protein, which translates to MFFSQEGPALVARIKGELDLGTADRLRQELEASIDHARPRILYLDLEGVSFMDSSGLGVILGRYRRLARQGGKVVICRPQPQVRRLLELSGINKLMEIVSEDPDRSPGREVL; encoded by the coding sequence GTGTTCTTCAGTCAAGAAGGCCCGGCCCTCGTGGCCCGTATTAAAGGGGAGTTAGATTTAGGCACGGCCGACCGATTGCGGCAGGAACTGGAGGCCAGTATAGACCACGCCCGTCCCCGCATCTTGTACCTAGATCTGGAAGGGGTTTCCTTCATGGACAGCTCCGGCCTGGGAGTTATTTTGGGCCGTTACCGCCGCCTGGCGCGTCAGGGCGGCAAGGTCGTCATATGCCGACCCCAGCCCCAGGTGCGGCGGCTCTTGGAGCTTTCCGGGATCAATAAGCTGATGGAGATAGTATCGGAGGACCCCGACAGATCTCCTGGTAGGGAGGTGCTTTAA
- a CDS encoding P-loop NTPase produces MKLAISGKGGVGKTTIAAGLIRCFAQRGYQVYAVDADPDTSLGMVLGLPEERLGTLKPIVDMRELIVERTGGSGAFFSLNPEVDSLLEDYTIRSGNILFLKMGAIKPGGSTCYCRENAVLNAMVNSLVLKRREMVVLDMGAGIEHLTRGTARGVDLMLIVTEPTLVSIQTARVVQKLAAELGIARIKFVGNKLRQPRNEEFILSHLPPGDVIGLIPFQTEILDQAAGLSSEQSFTVAGIAELATRLLSQL; encoded by the coding sequence GTGAAGCTAGCTATTTCCGGGAAGGGTGGCGTCGGCAAAACAACCATCGCCGCAGGTTTAATCAGGTGCTTTGCCCAGCGGGGTTACCAGGTATATGCCGTCGATGCCGACCCTGATACCAGCCTGGGGATGGTCCTGGGGCTTCCCGAGGAAAGGCTTGGTACCCTGAAACCTATTGTTGATATGCGAGAGTTGATTGTCGAACGCACCGGCGGTAGCGGCGCCTTCTTTTCTTTAAACCCGGAAGTAGATAGCCTGCTGGAGGATTACACCATCAGAAGCGGTAATATCCTTTTTTTGAAAATGGGGGCCATCAAACCGGGGGGTTCTACGTGCTATTGCCGGGAAAATGCCGTCTTAAATGCTATGGTTAATTCCCTCGTCTTAAAACGCCGGGAAATGGTGGTTTTAGATATGGGTGCCGGCATTGAACACCTTACCCGGGGTACGGCCCGGGGGGTAGATCTTATGCTTATTGTTACCGAACCCACCCTGGTGAGTATCCAAACTGCCCGGGTCGTCCAAAAACTGGCCGCAGAACTTGGTATTGCACGAATAAAATTTGTGGGCAATAAATTGCGTCAACCCAGGAATGAAGAATTTATCCTTAGCCATCTGCCCCCAGGCGATGTTATTGGTCTGATCCCCTTCCAAACGGAAATTTTAGACCAGGCTGCCGGTTTGAGCAGTGAGCAGTCTTTTACGGTAGCAGGTATCGCCGAGCTGGCTACTAGGTTGCTAAGCCAACTTTAA
- a CDS encoding D-alanyl-D-alanine carboxypeptidase family protein yields the protein MRKAVAWILLAVFLLGWQPAFLGAAPAEEETEKNTAASTRTAGLKLNVKGAVLMDPQSGKILWEQNAHYRGYPASMTKLMTMVVTMDAVARGEASLDDPVETSERAESFGGAEVFLEQGETVPLEKMLIALAVASANDASVAVAEHIAGTEEAFVELMNAKVQELGLKNTHFTNCHGLHDPNHYTTPYDMALVARYALKYPKILEWTSIKRYTFRQDPLTILDTTNKMLYWYPGTDGFKTGYTEAAGLNLVSTVERDGLRLIAVVMGVETPQGHFTESMKLYNWAFRQWAWKKIYGPGEVVAEVATNKGQEEKLRVVAAGKVGAVVPRSKVKQDGLITTRLVLPRVINAPVVQGQKVGEIIILEEGREIGRTDLVAEKSIPRASLRQVIQRAIRAVFTVRQ from the coding sequence GTGCGTAAAGCTGTGGCGTGGATTTTACTTGCGGTCTTTCTACTTGGCTGGCAGCCTGCCTTTTTAGGGGCAGCCCCCGCCGAAGAGGAGACGGAAAAGAACACGGCGGCCAGCACGAGGACGGCCGGGCTTAAGCTAAACGTTAAGGGCGCCGTCCTGATGGACCCCCAGTCGGGGAAAATTTTATGGGAACAGAATGCCCATTACAGGGGATATCCCGCCAGCATGACTAAATTGATGACCATGGTGGTTACCATGGACGCCGTGGCCAGGGGCGAGGCCAGCCTGGACGACCCGGTGGAAACCAGTGAGAGGGCCGAAAGCTTCGGAGGGGCCGAGGTGTTCCTGGAGCAGGGGGAAACGGTTCCCCTGGAAAAAATGCTTATCGCCCTTGCCGTGGCTTCCGCTAACGATGCCAGCGTCGCCGTGGCCGAGCATATTGCGGGAACGGAGGAAGCCTTTGTAGAGCTCATGAATGCTAAGGTCCAGGAATTGGGACTAAAGAATACTCATTTTACCAATTGTCACGGCCTGCACGACCCGAACCACTATACCACCCCTTATGATATGGCCCTTGTCGCCCGCTATGCCCTTAAATATCCCAAGATTCTCGAGTGGACTTCTATCAAGCGCTACACCTTTCGCCAGGACCCCTTAACCATACTGGATACTACTAATAAAATGCTTTACTGGTACCCGGGAACCGATGGCTTCAAGACAGGCTATACTGAAGCTGCCGGGCTTAACCTGGTTTCTACGGTGGAGAGGGACGGCCTTCGCCTCATCGCCGTAGTCATGGGGGTAGAAACTCCCCAGGGCCATTTTACAGAATCCATGAAACTTTATAACTGGGCTTTTCGCCAGTGGGCCTGGAAAAAAATCTACGGCCCGGGCGAGGTAGTGGCGGAGGTAGCGACCAATAAGGGACAAGAAGAGAAGCTAAGGGTCGTTGCGGCCGGCAAGGTCGGAGCCGTGGTGCCCCGGAGCAAGGTGAAACAGGACGGCCTTATCACCACCCGCCTGGTGCTTCCAAGGGTTATCAATGCTCCCGTTGTCCAGGGCCAGAAGGTAGGAGAAATTATCATCCTGGAAGAGGGGCGGGAGATTGGCCGGACCGATCTGGTGGCTGAGAAAAGTATACCCCGGGCAAGTCTAAGACAGGTTATCCAGCGCGCCATCCGGGCGGTCTTTACTGTTCGACAATAA
- a CDS encoding sigma 54-interacting transcriptional regulator, with amino-acid sequence MLISAPESTVYYQAGYSIGRQLPINDLEEIPDKISALGVGNLKLQSVRGDKITIKWHECFTCSQLPPVGQPLCYLEGGLLAGALNKLLRKRIEVEETKCWGTGEKYCQMEATISPVSGLDEPYPFFLPEENNKLLIALTFQALRLTRSYYQATWGSTNEVERLPLSMGEAIFYIIPLGLVITDNQGRVVKINKAGTQMLGIAGQRVQGRLLEEILPSARYFEILKSGKPQVWEFQKTNGDTIIVIGTPLVVQAQIRGVLCQVFSSESELVRLLLEQLKKQEAKATYKPENLKPEWPLVFHFHHIQTLNHQFRNVLTLAQKAAWSNATILILGESGTGKGLLAQAIHEESPRRNAPFIKVDCAAIPPELLESELFGYEEGAFTGAKKGGKPGKLELAEGGTIFLDEIGDMPLNMQAKLLRVLQDKEIERLGSTQTRKIDVRVIAATNRDLEKMVQEGRFREDLFYRLNVVKLVLPPLRERPEDIPLLVECILRRLNKEYGKKLRLTSAAVECLLSYSWPGNVRELENALERAAILAETQEIHPHHLAIGGLGKKKGVRELSPLDKVRREAEKEAIIQALESFGGEKTRAAKALGLSRQALYAKMSRYGLLKK; translated from the coding sequence ATGCTAATCAGTGCCCCAGAGAGTACAGTTTATTACCAGGCAGGCTATTCTATTGGCAGGCAGCTTCCCATAAACGACCTGGAAGAAATACCGGATAAAATAAGCGCCCTAGGAGTAGGAAACCTTAAGTTGCAAAGTGTAAGAGGCGACAAAATAACCATCAAATGGCATGAATGTTTCACCTGTTCTCAGCTCCCGCCTGTAGGCCAGCCGTTATGCTATTTGGAAGGAGGCCTGCTAGCCGGGGCCCTTAACAAACTCCTCAGAAAAAGAATAGAGGTAGAAGAAACCAAATGCTGGGGGACAGGGGAAAAGTATTGCCAGATGGAAGCTACCATATCCCCTGTTTCTGGTCTTGACGAGCCTTATCCCTTCTTTCTCCCCGAAGAAAACAACAAATTGCTCATAGCTCTTACCTTTCAAGCTCTGCGGCTAACTAGAAGCTACTACCAGGCCACCTGGGGGTCTACCAATGAGGTGGAAAGGCTCCCTTTAAGCATGGGGGAAGCCATCTTCTATATAATACCCCTGGGCCTGGTAATTACCGATAACCAGGGGAGAGTGGTAAAGATAAATAAGGCCGGCACCCAAATGTTAGGTATCGCAGGCCAAAGGGTGCAAGGTCGCCTGCTAGAAGAGATATTACCATCAGCCAGGTACTTCGAAATACTTAAGTCAGGTAAACCCCAGGTATGGGAATTCCAGAAAACAAATGGGGACACTATCATCGTTATAGGAACTCCTCTAGTGGTCCAGGCCCAAATAAGGGGTGTACTGTGCCAGGTCTTCTCCTCTGAAAGCGAGCTTGTACGCCTTCTCCTGGAACAGCTTAAAAAACAAGAAGCCAAGGCTACCTATAAACCTGAAAACTTAAAACCAGAATGGCCCTTGGTCTTCCATTTCCACCACATCCAGACTTTAAATCACCAGTTTAGAAACGTTTTAACCCTTGCCCAGAAAGCGGCCTGGAGCAATGCCACTATACTCATCCTGGGCGAAAGCGGCACCGGAAAAGGGCTCCTCGCCCAGGCTATCCACGAGGAAAGCCCCCGCCGTAACGCCCCTTTCATAAAGGTAGATTGCGCAGCCATCCCCCCGGAACTTTTAGAATCCGAACTCTTCGGCTATGAGGAAGGCGCCTTTACCGGAGCTAAAAAGGGAGGCAAACCTGGCAAGCTTGAATTAGCTGAAGGCGGGACCATCTTTCTGGACGAAATCGGGGATATGCCCCTTAATATGCAAGCCAAACTTCTAAGGGTATTGCAAGATAAAGAGATTGAACGGCTGGGGAGCACCCAGACCAGAAAAATAGATGTGCGGGTGATAGCCGCTACCAACAGGGATTTAGAAAAAATGGTACAGGAAGGGCGTTTCCGGGAAGATCTCTTTTACCGCTTAAATGTGGTTAAGCTAGTACTCCCGCCTCTTCGAGAGCGGCCGGAAGATATACCTCTCCTAGTAGAGTGCATTTTGCGAAGGCTAAACAAAGAATATGGGAAAAAATTACGGCTTACTTCCGCTGCTGTGGAATGCCTCTTAAGCTATTCTTGGCCAGGTAATGTCCGGGAATTGGAAAATGCCCTGGAGAGGGCTGCCATCTTGGCTGAAACCCAGGAAATCCATCCCCATCACCTTGCCATAGGTGGTCTAGGAAAAAAGAAAGGGGTAAGGGAGCTTTCCCCCCTTGATAAAGTACGAAGAGAAGCGGAAAAAGAGGCCATTATCCAGGCCTTGGAATCTTTTGGAGGAGAGAAAACGCGGGCCGCCAAGGCCTTAGGCCTCTCCCGTCAAGCCCTTTATGCTAAAATGTCCCGTTATGGTCTGCTTAAAAAATAA